A window from Ictalurus furcatus strain D&B chromosome 16, Billie_1.0, whole genome shotgun sequence encodes these proteins:
- the LOC128620641 gene encoding histamine N-methyltransferase-like, with the protein MQNLANDHSRYLQTFELLLANSAEHQCMKEFIHLTLPDILASIGAGEPTLNVMGVGSGSGEIDLEIIKVLHEKHPKAKVDNEVVEPSKEMLNKYKTLISKMPGLDYITSRWNTMTATAFEKEWKMRNTDKKMHLINLIQMLYYVEDPGATVSFYRSLLHKDGKALVILLAGECSWARLVSTFHDQLWDNKTNQDLSSKDLKIFLDSKKIPYRNYKLKSLLDITECFTPGNEKGERILDLLTEVVEFSKSAPPELKEAVLDFLKHPDNSQEVNGRYLFDCSTEALLIDA; encoded by the exons atgcagAACCTGGCCAATGATCATTCCAGATACCTGCAAACCTTTGAGCTGCTGTTGGCGAATTCAGCCGAACACCAGTGCATGAAAGAGTTCATCCATTTGACGCTCCCAGACATCCTGGCCAG CATCGGAGCAGGAGAACCCACTCTAAACGTGATGGGAGTGGGAAGCGGATCAG GTGAGATCGATCTGGAAATTATCAAAGTGCTGCATGAAAAGCATCCAAAAGCCAAAGTGGACAATGAGGTGGTGGAACCCAGCAAGGAAATGCTTAACAAATATAAGA CTTTAATATCGAAGATGCCAGGCCTTGATTATATCACCTCCAGATGGAATACAATGACTGCGACGGCGTTCGAGAAGGAATGGAAGATGAGAAACACTGACAAAAAGATGCACTTGATTAATCTGATTCAG ATGCTGTACTATGTGGAGGATCCGGGGGCCACGGTTTCCTTCTACCGGAGTTTACTGCACAAAGACGGCAAAGCATTGGTCATTCTGCTCGCAG GTGAATGTTCATGGGCCAGGCTAGTGTCAACCTTCCACGATCAGCTGTGggacaacaaaacaaaccaggACCTTTCAAGCAAAGACCTCAAGATCTTTCTGGATTCCAAAAAAATCCCCTACCGAAACTACAAGTTGAAGTCCCTGTTGGACATCACCGAGTGTTTCACACCTGGAAATGAAAAAGGAGAGCGGATACTGGACCTCCTGACCGAGGTGGTCGAGTTCAGTAAGAGCGCTCCTCCGGAGCTGAAGGAGGCAGTGCTGGATTTTCTTAAACATCCAGACAACAGTCAAGAAGTGAACGGCAGGTACCTGTTCGATTGCAGCACGGAGGCCTTGCTGATCGACGCGTAG
- the slc37a4b gene encoding glucose-6-phosphate exchanger SLC37A4b, translating to MGAAGYGYYRTVIFTSMFLGYLLYYFNRKTFSFLMPSVMEEIELDKEELGLITSSQTLAYAISKFISGVLSDQISARWLFSSGLLIVGAINVLFSQSSSLTAFTFLWFLNGLGQGFGWPPCGKVLRKWFEPSQFGTWWAVLCCSMNLAGSLGPIITTLLSLYYSWRSIICVSGVICMAFAFVCLLLVKNEPRDVGLPSIQVGTKKGKGKKGTPNDESTLKEFLLSPYLWVLSFGYLVVFGVKIACTDWGQLFLMQEKGQSVMMGSSYMSALEVGGFAGSIAAGFISDRAVARQGLGTHGNPRHTLLLTMMAGMAVSMYLFRVTITPDVQEEAPLWVIVLHPVSVLTGLSEKELWILTLGAAFGFSSYGPIALFGVIASESAPSNFCGTSHAIVALMANVGAFLAGLPFSTIAKRYSWDTAFWVAEVTCALTTVWFFVLRNMRTKMGRVDEKND from the exons ATGGGGGCTGCCGGTTACGGCTATTACCGCACGGTCATTTTCACCTCGATGTTTTTGGGTTACCTGCTGTACTACTTCAACCGGAAAACGTTCTCCTTTTTGATGCCGTCGGTTATGGAGGAGATCGAGCTAGATAAGGAAGAACTCG GTCTGATCACGAGCAGTCAGACTCTGGCATACGCCATCAGTAAGTTCATCAGCGGAGTGTTGTCGGATCAGATCAGCGCCCGCTGGCTCTTCTCCTCCGGCCTCCTCATCGTCGGGGCCATCAACGTGCTCTTCTCTCAGTCCTCCAGCCTCACGGCGTTCACCTTCCTCTGGTTTTTGAACGGCCTCGGCCAGGGATTCGGCTGGCCGCCGTGCGGCAAAGTGTTGCGCAAG TGGTTCGAGCCGTCCCAGTTTGGCACGTGGTGGGCCGTTCTGTGCTGCAGCATGAACCTGGCTGGGAGTTTGGGTCCCATCATCACCACGCTGCTGTCTCTGTACTACAGCTGGAGGAGCATCATCTGCGTCTCCGGTGTGATCTGCATGGCCTTTGCTTTCGTCTGCCTGCTGCTGGTGAAGAACGAGCCCAGAGATGTGGGTCTGCCCAGCATCCAGGTTGGCACCAAGAAGGGCAAAGGCAAAAAAGGAA CCCCGAACGATGAGAGCACGTTGAAAGAGTTCCTGTTGTCTCCATACCTGTGGGTTTTGTCCTTCGGTTACCTGGTGGTGTTCGGGGTGAAGATCGCGTGCACCGACTGGGGGCAGCTGTTTCTCATGCAGGAGAAAGGCCAGTCGGTCATGATGG GCAGTTCGTACATGAGTGCCCTGGAGGTCGGAGGTTTCGCTGGTAGCATCGCAGCAGGCTTCATCTCTGACAGAGCCGTTgcccgg CAAGGACTGGGGACACATGGCAACCCTCGTCATACACTCCTCTTAACCATGATGGCGGGCATGGCCGTGTCCATGTATCTCTTCCGAGTCACCATCACTCCGGATGTCCAAGAA GAAGCTCCACTCTGGGTTATCGTTCTCCATCCAGTCTCTGTCCTCACTGGGCTGTCTGAGAAAGAG CTGTGGATATTGACTCTCGGTGCTGCGTTTGGATTCTCGTCGTACGGCCCGATCGCGCTGTTCGGGGTGATCGCTAGCGAGAGCGCTCCATCGAACTTCTGCGGGACGTCACATGCCATCGTAGCGCTTATGGCGAACG tcgGTGCGTTTCTTGCCGGCCTGCCGTTCAGCACCATCGCCAAGCGCTACAGCTGGGACACGGCCTTCTGGGTAGCGGAGGTGACCTGCGCCCTGACCACTGTTTGGTTCTTCGTGCTGCGCAACATGCGCACGAAAATGGGACGAGTGGACGAAAAGAATGACTGA
- the b3gat1b gene encoding galactosylgalactosylxylosylprotein 3-beta-glucuronosyltransferase 1 isoform X2, translated as MSLIISLWHGVEQDLDMPRRRDVLALVLIVLPWTLLISMWHQGPATPQPVAHKNGRHEVISINVRRNHLKEKCITDNSVLRERSFGRPPPWSDLLPTIHVITPTYTRAVQKAELTRLTNTLLHVPNLHWIVVEDSPRRTPLVSRLLRSSMINYTHLNVETPRVHRMRREARGRRVPRGTVQRNLGLRWLRENLGNKARQQGVVYFADDDNTYSLELFEEMRSTQKVSVWPVAFVGGLRYESPKINSLGKVYGWSTVFDPHRPFAIDMAGFAINLQLILSKPQACFKLNGVKGGYQESSLLGELVTLSELEPKADNCTKVLVWHTRTERPLLVNEGRKGFTDFNVEI; from the exons ATGTCCCTCATCATTAGCTTATGGCATGGCGTAGAGCAGGACTTGGACATGCCGAGGCGACGAGACGTCCTTGCGCTAGTGCTAATTGTGCTGCCATGGACTTTACTCATCAGCATGTGGCATCAGGGTCCTGCCACGCCACAGCCCGTCGCACAcaaga ATGGTAGGCATGAGGTCATCAGCATCAACGTACGAAGAAATCACCTCAAAGAAAAATGCATCACGGACAACAGCGTGCTCCGAGAACGTTCGTTTGGGCGTCCTCCACCGTGGTCCGACCTGCTGCCCACAATCCACGTCATCACGCCTACCTACACCCGAGCCGTGCAGAAAGCCGAGCTCACGCGCCTGACCAACACGCTCCTGCATGTCCCTAACCTGCACTGGATTGTGGTGGAAGATTCTCCACGCAGGACGCCGCTCGTCTCCAGACTGCTGAGGAGCTCCATGAtcaattacacacacctgaatgTGGAGACGCCACGCGTTCACCGGATGCGCAGGGAGGCGAGGGGTCGTCGTGTGCCACGTGGAACAGTGCAGAGGAACCTCGGGTTGCGCTGGCTCCGAGAAAACCTTGGCAACAAAGCCCGGCAACAGGGGGTTGTGTATTTTGCTGACGACGACAACACGTACAGCCTGGAGCTGTTTGAGGAG ATGCGTTCAACCCAGAAGGTCTCCGTCTGGCCCGTCGCTTTTGTAGGCGGCCTACGTTACGAGTCGCCTAAAATCAACAGCCTGGGGAAAGTGTACGGCTGGAGCACCGTCTTCGACCCTCACCGGCCGTTTGCGATCGACATGGCAGGGTTCGCCATCAACCTCCAGCTCATCCTCAGTAAACCTCAGGCCTGTTTTAAGCTGAATGGCGTTAAAGGAGGATACCAGGAGAGCAGTTTGCTGGGGGAGCTGGTCACTCTCAGCGAGCTGGAGCCCAAGGCTGATAACTGCACAAAG
- the b3gat1b gene encoding galactosylgalactosylxylosylprotein 3-beta-glucuronosyltransferase 1 isoform X1, which yields MPSCVLFIIFFLNILVYHVQEVINSTPMIVDFVLLSRFGIPLLLIFDSDLFITPLTDGRHEVISINVRRNHLKEKCITDNSVLRERSFGRPPPWSDLLPTIHVITPTYTRAVQKAELTRLTNTLLHVPNLHWIVVEDSPRRTPLVSRLLRSSMINYTHLNVETPRVHRMRREARGRRVPRGTVQRNLGLRWLRENLGNKARQQGVVYFADDDNTYSLELFEEMRSTQKVSVWPVAFVGGLRYESPKINSLGKVYGWSTVFDPHRPFAIDMAGFAINLQLILSKPQACFKLNGVKGGYQESSLLGELVTLSELEPKADNCTKVLVWHTRTERPLLVNEGRKGFTDFNVEI from the exons ATGCCctcttgtgttttattcatcattttttttttaaatatcctgGTATATCATGTACAGGAAGTAATAAACAGCACACCTATGATCGTTGATTTTGTACTTTTGTCTCGCTTTGGTATTCCATTGCTGCTCATTTTTGATTccgatttatttattactcCTCTCACAGATGGTAGGCATGAGGTCATCAGCATCAACGTACGAAGAAATCACCTCAAAGAAAAATGCATCACGGACAACAGCGTGCTCCGAGAACGTTCGTTTGGGCGTCCTCCACCGTGGTCCGACCTGCTGCCCACAATCCACGTCATCACGCCTACCTACACCCGAGCCGTGCAGAAAGCCGAGCTCACGCGCCTGACCAACACGCTCCTGCATGTCCCTAACCTGCACTGGATTGTGGTGGAAGATTCTCCACGCAGGACGCCGCTCGTCTCCAGACTGCTGAGGAGCTCCATGAtcaattacacacacctgaatgTGGAGACGCCACGCGTTCACCGGATGCGCAGGGAGGCGAGGGGTCGTCGTGTGCCACGTGGAACAGTGCAGAGGAACCTCGGGTTGCGCTGGCTCCGAGAAAACCTTGGCAACAAAGCCCGGCAACAGGGGGTTGTGTATTTTGCTGACGACGACAACACGTACAGCCTGGAGCTGTTTGAGGAG ATGCGTTCAACCCAGAAGGTCTCCGTCTGGCCCGTCGCTTTTGTAGGCGGCCTACGTTACGAGTCGCCTAAAATCAACAGCCTGGGGAAAGTGTACGGCTGGAGCACCGTCTTCGACCCTCACCGGCCGTTTGCGATCGACATGGCAGGGTTCGCCATCAACCTCCAGCTCATCCTCAGTAAACCTCAGGCCTGTTTTAAGCTGAATGGCGTTAAAGGAGGATACCAGGAGAGCAGTTTGCTGGGGGAGCTGGTCACTCTCAGCGAGCTGGAGCCCAAGGCTGATAACTGCACAAAG